The following proteins come from a genomic window of Acinonyx jubatus isolate Ajub_Pintada_27869175 chromosome C1, VMU_Ajub_asm_v1.0, whole genome shotgun sequence:
- the MARCO gene encoding macrophage receptor MARCO isoform X2, with amino-acid sequence MRMDKVIGSLDPKSRKRKAVNCFTVMVAIYLVLLTAGAGLLVVKVLNLQERLWALEMNFANGTLAAEDSPSFSLLQSMPIPHFPGGALGLQVLQAQITQVRTRQEHLLRKVDNFTRNPELFGIKGERGAPGLPGLQGPPGIKGEAGLQGPSGAPGKQGAPGTPGRQGEKGSKGDGGLVGLKGEPGAKGDKGDLGLPGSKGDMGMKGDTGVMGPPGAQGSKGDSGKPGPPGVAGSPGMKGDQGQPGAQGLPGSPGAAGSPGAKGEPGSAGPPGLTGPPGIPGMPGADGMKGSKGDSGLQGQKGTKGESGFPGPAGMKGSQGSPGLAGLKGAPGLKGQKGEPGVKGSSGQQGIQGQKGQKGESLVSVRIIGTSSRGRAEVYYNGIWGTICDDDWDHSDATVFCRMLGYSRGRALVNVTPGTGQIWLDNVACQGTEGTLWNCNKNSWGSHNCNHNEDAGVECS; translated from the exons AGGTGCCGGGCTGCTGGTGGTAAAAG TTCTGAATCTTCAGGAGCGGCTCTGGGCCCTGGAGATGAACTTCGCCAATGGAACTCTGGCCGCCGAGGACAGCCCgtccttctctctgctccagtCAATGCCCATCCCGCACTTCCCTGGGGGCGCGCTGGGGCTACAAGTCTTACAGGCCCAGATCACCCAGGTCCGCACCAGGCAGGAGCATCTGCTGCGGAAGGTGGACAACTTCACTCGAAACCCAG AGCTGTTCGGGATCAAAGGGGAACGAGGCGCTCCAG gcCTCCCAGGACTCCAAGGCCCGCCTGGAATCAAGGgagaggcag GCCTCCAAGGACCCAGCGGCGCTCCAGGGAAACAAGGAGCCCCTG gcaccccaggacggcaaggagagaagggcagCAAAGGTGATGGGGGACTCGTTGGCCTGAAAGGCGAACCTGGGGCTAAAGGAGACAAAGGAGACCTGGGCCTCCCAG GAAGCAAGGGAGACATGGGCATGAAAGGAGATACAGGGGTCATGGGGCCCCCCGGAGCCCAGGGGAGCAAAGGTGACTCAGGGAAGCCAGGCCCCCCAG GTGTGGCTGGATCTCCTGGAATGAAAGGAGACCAAG GACAACCTGGAGCGCAGGGTCTTCCCGGCTCTCCGGGCGCAGCGGGATCCCCAGGTGCCAAGGGTGAGCCCGGTAGCGCTGGCCCCCCCGGGCTGACAG GACCACCAGGGATACCCGGGATGCCAGGAGCCGACGGCATGAAGGGAAGCAAGGGGGACTCAG GACTTCAAGGacagaaaggaacaaaaggagAATCAGGATTTCCAG GCCCTGCAGGCATGAAGGGAAGCCAGGGAAGCCCAGGCCTGGCAGGCCTCAAGGGTGCACCGGGACTAAAAGGCCAAAAGGGAGAGCCAGGAGTGAAAG GATCCTCTGGACAGCAAGGAATACAGGGACAAAAAGGTCAAAAAG GTGAATCCCTGGTGTCCGTCAGGATTATTGGCACTAGCAGCCGAGGCCGGGCTGAAGTTTACTATAACGGCATCTGGGGGACAATTTGTGATGACGACTGGGACCATTCAGATGCCACTGTCTTCTGCCGCATGCTGGGCTACTCCAGGGGAAGGGCCCTTGTCAATGTGACACCTG GCACTGGGCAGATCTGGCTGGATAACGTTGCATGTCAAGGGACAGAAGGGACCCTGTGGAATTGCAACAAGAATAGCTGGGGCTCTCACAACTGCAACCACAATGAGGATGCAGGCGTGGAATGCAGCTGA